The Teredinibacter sp. KSP-S5-2 genomic interval GCTGGCCCTGCTTGCGCGGCGCGAGCATTCCTCTTCTGAAATCAAAATAAAACTGAAACGTAAGTTCTCTTCGAGTGACGAACTGATTGATAAAATCATTTATACGCTCATCGACCAGGGATACTTAAGTGACGAGCGTTTTGCTGAGGCCTATATTCGCAGTCGAGCTCGAAAAGGATTTGGGCCCGTTCGCATTACTCAAGAACTAAACGAAAAAGGCGTATCTTCCGAAGTCATTTCCCGTGGGTTTGATGAAACGGATTGGGATTGGAATGCAACCGCTCAGGATGTTCTGCGGAAAAAGTACAAATCCGAACCGCAAGACTTCAAAGAAAAAATGAAACAGCAGAATTTCTTAAGGTACAGAGGTTTCGATTTGGATAGCATTTCAAGCTGTTTTGATTAACTAATGACTTGTTTCAGATACGAGTTTTTCCAGTGAATTAAATAGATTCGTTGTCATCTAAAAAACTGGGTTCCTGATTCAACTCGGTTCGCAATTTCTCCCTCATTAGAATCTTTTTCTGTACTGCGCTTGGTAGTTCAGTAAATATAATGACGTTTTTTTGTATTAGCAGATGGATCAAATCTTCTGCGACCCTGGCGACTTCTCTATCCGATTCGCTAAGTGCCTGTTTGATATTTTTTGGTTCTTCTGTAATAAAAAAGCTTCGTAACGCCTCATCATGTGGTTCTACATATTCGCTAAATTCATCAGTCTGTATTTTGGAAACCGAAATGATTTCCTGATTTTCATCACGTTTTACATAAGGCATGGTATTTACGAGTTAAAAAAGTTGTTGAGTTGTTTTTACACAGTTTAGTCAAAGATTCTTCTGTACAGCTCTCTTTTTTAAGCTACGTCGCCTATAATCGGGAATATCGCGTGGTGTTTCTATACCTACGTAAGTTCTTGATCCTATGGGGGAAATAGTGACAGACGAGACAACTGGTCGAGTTGGGGCAGAGCAAAAAAACAATGTGGCTGCGGACCCTCTACTGCTCGCACTAATTCATATCGCGAACTCTGAACAAATTTTGTTCTGCGAGTCGTCTCTAACGGCGGGCTTACCCCTGGTTAATGGCATGCTGACCCCTGAGCTATCGATCCAGGCTGCAAAACGGGCGGGGTTAAGTGCTCAGGTGGTGAAACGGCAAGTAACGGAAATATCCTCTCTGGTATTGCCTGTAATCTTGCTACTCGAAGGAAACAATGTTGTTGTCTTAAAGTCTTTAGACGTTGAAAACAATAAGGCCACGGCCTACTTCCCATTGCTGGGG includes:
- a CDS encoding regulatory protein RecX, which produces MTKDQQASLYNAALALLARREHSSSEIKIKLKRKFSSSDELIDKIIYTLIDQGYLSDERFAEAYIRSRARKGFGPVRITQELNEKGVSSEVISRGFDETDWDWNATAQDVLRKKYKSEPQDFKEKMKQQNFLRYRGFDLDSISSCFD